In Eubalaena glacialis isolate mEubGla1 chromosome 12, mEubGla1.1.hap2.+ XY, whole genome shotgun sequence, a single window of DNA contains:
- the ZBTB24 gene encoding zinc finger and BTB domain-containing protein 24 isoform X4: MAETSSEPSGQLVVHSDTHSDTILASFEDQRKKGFLCDITLIVENVHFRAHKALLAASSEYFSMMFAEEGEIGQSIYMLEGMVADTFSILLEFIYTGCLQASEKSTEQILATAQFLKVYDLVKAYTDFQNNHSSPKPPTLNTAGAPVVVISNKKNDHPKRKRGRPRKVNSLQEGKSELAAEEEIQLRVNNSVQNRQNFVVKEGDDGVLNEQIPAKELEESEPACEPGRGEEMPAEKDENCDPKTQDGQDSQNRCSKRRIRRSVKLKDYKLVGDEDDQGSAKRVCGRRKRPGGPEARCKDCGKVFKYNHFLAIHQRSHTGERPFKCNECGKGFAQKHSLQVHTRMHTGERPYTCTVCSKALTTKHSLLEHMSLHSGQKSFTCDQCGKYFSQKRQLKSHYRVHTGKCFNTNH, translated from the exons ATGGCAGAAACATCATCAGAGCCTTCTGGGCAGCTGGTTGTACACTCAGACACTCACAGTGACACCATCCTGGCCAGTTTCGAGGACCAGAGGAAGAAAGGCTTCCTCTGTGACATTACTTTAATCGTGGAGAATGTGCATTTCCGGGCCCACAAAGCCTTACTTGCTGCCAGTAGTGAATACTTCTCAATGATGTTTGCTGAAGAGGGGGAGATTGGCCAGTCCATTTATATGCTAGAAGGCATGGTTGCCGACACGTTTAGTATCCTGCTGGAATTTATCTACACGGGTTGTCTCCAGGCCAGTGAGAAAAGTACAGAACAAATCTTGGCTACTGCCCAGTTCTTAAAAGTCTATGACCTGGTAAAGGCTTACACAGACTTTCAAAATAATCATAGCTCCCCAAAGCCGCCGACTTTGAACACagctggtgctccagtggttgtTATTTCTAATAAGAAAAATGATCATCCAAAGCGGAAACGGGGAAGACCAAGAAAAGTCAACAGTCTGCAGGAGGGGAAATCAGAACTGGCTGCAGAGGAAGAAATACAGCTGAGAGTGAACAATTCagttcagaataggcaaaactTTGTGGTTAAAGAGGGAGACGATGGTGTACTGAATGAACAGATTCCAGCAAAAGAATTGGAAGAATCTGAGCCGGCTTGTGAGCCAGGTAGAGGGGAGGAAATGCCAGCTGAAAAAGATGAGAACTGTGATCCCAAGACCCAGGATGGGCAGGACAGCCAGAATCGGTGCAGCAAGCGGAGGATTCGGAGGTCCGTCAAACTGAAAGATTACAAACTTGTTGGGGATGAAGACGACCAGGGTTCAGCCAAGAGGGTCTGTGGAAGGAGGAAGCGCCCCGGTGGCCCTGAGGCCCGTTGTAAAGACTGTGGCAAAGTGTTTAAGTATAATCACTTTTTAGCAATCCACCAGAGAAGCCACACGG GGGAGCGACCTTtcaaatgtaatgagtgtggaaAAGGCTTTGCCCAGAAGCACTCCCTGCAGGTCCACACCCGGATGCACACAGGCGAGCGGCCGTACACCTGCACCGTGTGCAGCAAGGCTCTCACCACCAAGCACTCGCTGCTGGAGCACATGAGCCTGCACTCAG GACAGAAGTCTTTTACATGTGATCAGTGTGGAAAATATTTCAGCCAGAAAAGACAACTAAAGAGCCATTACCGAGTTCATACAG GGAAGTGCTTTAAcacaaatcactga
- the ZBTB24 gene encoding zinc finger and BTB domain-containing protein 24 isoform X3, translating to MAETSSEPSGQLVVHSDTHSDTILASFEDQRKKGFLCDITLIVENVHFRAHKALLAASSEYFSMMFAEEGEIGQSIYMLEGMVADTFSILLEFIYTGCLQASEKSTEQILATAQFLKVYDLVKAYTDFQNNHSSPKPPTLNTAGAPVVVISNKKNDHPKRKRGRPRKVNSLQEGKSELAAEEEIQLRVNNSVQNRQNFVVKEGDDGVLNEQIPAKELEESEPACEPGRGEEMPAEKDENCDPKTQDGQDSQNRCSKRRIRRSVKLKDYKLVGDEDDQGSAKRVCGRRKRPGGPEARCKDCGKVFKYNHFLAIHQRSHTGERPFKCNECGKGFAQKHSLQVHTRMHTGERPYTCTVCSKALTTKHSLLEHMSLHSGQKSFTCDQCGKYFSQKRQLKSHYRVHTGHSLPECSHCRRKFMDVSQLKKHLRTHTVPGTGYQALLWALRIQHCLRWTEPLVLRG from the exons ATGGCAGAAACATCATCAGAGCCTTCTGGGCAGCTGGTTGTACACTCAGACACTCACAGTGACACCATCCTGGCCAGTTTCGAGGACCAGAGGAAGAAAGGCTTCCTCTGTGACATTACTTTAATCGTGGAGAATGTGCATTTCCGGGCCCACAAAGCCTTACTTGCTGCCAGTAGTGAATACTTCTCAATGATGTTTGCTGAAGAGGGGGAGATTGGCCAGTCCATTTATATGCTAGAAGGCATGGTTGCCGACACGTTTAGTATCCTGCTGGAATTTATCTACACGGGTTGTCTCCAGGCCAGTGAGAAAAGTACAGAACAAATCTTGGCTACTGCCCAGTTCTTAAAAGTCTATGACCTGGTAAAGGCTTACACAGACTTTCAAAATAATCATAGCTCCCCAAAGCCGCCGACTTTGAACACagctggtgctccagtggttgtTATTTCTAATAAGAAAAATGATCATCCAAAGCGGAAACGGGGAAGACCAAGAAAAGTCAACAGTCTGCAGGAGGGGAAATCAGAACTGGCTGCAGAGGAAGAAATACAGCTGAGAGTGAACAATTCagttcagaataggcaaaactTTGTGGTTAAAGAGGGAGACGATGGTGTACTGAATGAACAGATTCCAGCAAAAGAATTGGAAGAATCTGAGCCGGCTTGTGAGCCAGGTAGAGGGGAGGAAATGCCAGCTGAAAAAGATGAGAACTGTGATCCCAAGACCCAGGATGGGCAGGACAGCCAGAATCGGTGCAGCAAGCGGAGGATTCGGAGGTCCGTCAAACTGAAAGATTACAAACTTGTTGGGGATGAAGACGACCAGGGTTCAGCCAAGAGGGTCTGTGGAAGGAGGAAGCGCCCCGGTGGCCCTGAGGCCCGTTGTAAAGACTGTGGCAAAGTGTTTAAGTATAATCACTTTTTAGCAATCCACCAGAGAAGCCACACGG GGGAGCGACCTTtcaaatgtaatgagtgtggaaAAGGCTTTGCCCAGAAGCACTCCCTGCAGGTCCACACCCGGATGCACACAGGCGAGCGGCCGTACACCTGCACCGTGTGCAGCAAGGCTCTCACCACCAAGCACTCGCTGCTGGAGCACATGAGCCTGCACTCAG GACAGAAGTCTTTTACATGTGATCAGTGTGGAAAATATTTCAGCCAGAAAAGACAACTAAAGAGCCATTACCGAGTTCATACAG GCCACTCGTTACCGGAATGTAGCCACTGCCGCCGCAAATTCATGGATGTGTCTCAGCTAAAGAAACATCTACGGACACACACGG TACCAGGCACTGGGTACCAGGCACTGTTGTGGGCCCTGAGGATACAGCACTGCCTGAGATGGACAGAGCCCCTGGTCTTGAGAGGTTAA